The Melanotaenia boesemani isolate fMelBoe1 chromosome 11, fMelBoe1.pri, whole genome shotgun sequence genome includes the window GGAGGTGAAGCAATGTCTCCTGGCACAATATTAAGAATTTCAACATTTGGACTACTGCCGTGTGCAACTTGTGGCATCAGCATTCATCAGTGCTGACCTGTTGCAATGACTTCAATGAATGTCAGAGCTGTATAAATGAGAGGAGCAGTGCTGTTTCCCAAAAGCTAATCTTATCAGCCTGGGGTGTCCTAAGCGGAGGACATCTGAAGACTTTTAATGCTGATTCTATTTCACCTTCTCTGTTTATAGCAAATAGAAGATGAGTGCCAAGGAAAGTACAGTTATGAGTGACAGGTAACAACATGATTTTCAGAAGATtataaaactttttgttttatccGTCTCTAAACAAAAAGTCTGATTTATTCACTCTCAAATGCTATCTCAGTATCCCGTCCCAAGAAGAAAAGCCTGTGTTGGAggcaacagaaagaaagaaccaCTCCACCATTGTCCTCAATGGCAAAGTGGACACATCCGACCTCAGTCCAGAGGCAGTTTCAGAGAGCCAAGGACCTTCAAGTCGCTCTGAACGATTGGCCAAGCTTCCCAGATCTCAGGAGGTGAAGGAAACTATTAAAGAACTCTCACCAGGTAAGACTGAGTGTGACTTTAGGAGAGAGGAACTACTTTGAAATTCAAAACTACTTCAAAACTATAGATAGCTCTTTTGTTTCCAGCTAAGTTTCAGCAGGATTAATTAGATGACAGGGGATTTTCATTTAGAGAGCAATGTGCgataaataaaagacaacaagAATATAATTTATGAAGCTGTTTAAAGGAAATGTTTGTCAGGATGAGGTcggaaaataagttttaaaggaaagaaaggaaaatgaaaagatcAATTAGACAAAGTTCCTCAGGGCTCAAAGGTGTCCTATCTCCATTTGAACTTATGATGCAGAAAAGACTGCCTCAGGGTTTTTCTCACTGACGTGTTTAAAGGTTATCTCTCATTGACCTAAAGTAGTGGGTAAAGTTTTAAAGACAGGATTGAtcagagcagcagcagggaTGATCAGTCCcagttgtcatttttattattacctagtgtattattattaactCTGGGTCATACTGGATGAAATGTACTATTTAAGACAAATCTGACTGCTTTATTGATGCATTAGAAAACTGTTTTTCATGCCACATTATCAAGCGTAAAAACAAGTTGGTTAAGTTTTATAAAAAGAATGTAAATTAGACATGGACTTAAGGGAAGTACTAAACCTCAACGTGGagatttatttaataacagATAATGTTTTTACGGACTAAATTGTTGAGATATttgtacaaatattaaaatcttgcagaaaatgacataaatgttagataaaaacaggttaaatAAGCCTGCGTGTGTATTTGGAAAACATGAACTTGTTATTCTAGgttagtttttctttcacttcctcAAATCAAGTCTGATTGGTAGGTGAGCCCCACGCATTCCAGCTTTCTGTTCTGTATCAGGTGACAGCAAAGCTTTACTTATTCACCGCACAGCTGCAAATCATGCTTCTCTGAAACAGCACACACCCACTGGGAGACTCCAGGGATGTTTGCTCTCATCTCATTCGTTTGACTCTTTCTCCAAACGTGAGCTTTCGGTGCCTTCTGTGTGGAGCTGGTTTCTTGCAACACAAACTTGTCAGTAATGGCGGGTAAATGCATCTGCCCATGTTGTCCCAATACAGAGACAAAGCCAGTTCTGCTGCCACTAAATATTCCAACAACTCTGGCCCCTGCTGAGCAGCTATGGAGCTCCAGGAGAGATCAGGCAGTGAGGCTGAGGATGGAGGGCTCAGGTCCGGGCTCAGAAACTCCAATCACCATCCATCAGATGTTTCTGGAGACGGTGGAAAGGTGTGGGGATCTGCCAGCTTTGGTTTCCAAAAAAGATGGCCAGTTGGTAACTCTGACTTGGAGGCAGTACTATGAGCAGTGTCGTGCAGCGGCTAAAAGTTTCATCAAGGTTagtatatttaataatttaactttCTCTGCTTGCATAAAAAAGTGCATTACTGTGATTGTAGAATATAGTATTGTCAGGAAATATTTAAGCAGTTGTTGACTTTGGCACTAATTCAGCTctaataaacaaaactttacaGGTCCTTAGAGGAATcatattatatgtatttttaataattcatgaaAGATAAGGCTAAAATGCATCCTGATATTCTttcaaatctaaatgttaaagtcATTGTCACATCTTTATTTACATCCAATGTGCAGTAGTAACTAAAATAACCAAATACATGAATTTTTAATTAGGCCCTGTTTATGTTTCCAGTCAAAGTCTATAGTTACAgtctaaacaaaacacaaacacagttacAGATCCAGAAATGAATATGCATGAAATGTACACACAATAGATTTAATAAATTACAAGCTGCATTAAACCTTTATCTCCTGGCCTCGGTTTACTCTGTGGTGTGAGAATAGAACACTGAAAACTAACACTTGGGTGTGTAAAATTCACAACCTGTGTTACAGCTCCTGTTTCATGGTTATGAAGGTGGAAGGgctttgaaaacaaaaagtggGTCAAAAGTAATGTAGGCATGGTGCAGCTGTGTCATTTAAGTATATGTCCTCTCATTTGTAGCTGGGGCTGAAGCGTTTCCATGGCGTCGGTATTCTTGGATTCAACTCTCCTGAGTGGTTCATCTCAGACATTGGCTGCATCTTTGCCGGGTAAGACCACATGTCTGGAGCTGAGTCTGACAAGCTCAAATGATGAATGTCCAGATATACCTTTCTTCTACCCTGTTTTGATAATATCAGTTTATCTCTGCCAAACAGGTTTGGGCTGGAATAGTTTGATTGCCTTGAGGAACTTTAGAACAGTATGGGAGTTTACTTCCTCAATCCTCTCTACAAAGGAGTTCAGAGCCATAGTGACGGTGAAATGTGGTAAACTGTGCAACCGTACAATAACAGTTCGTCTtagatttatttacatatacTTCAAACATTAATACAGCAGCAAAAAACATTTCCTATGTTCCTATGTTAATGTGAATTTATGCTCTGATGAAATTTCTacttttttagttaaaaagacCCCCATTGAGAGATTAGCAGATaacaaacatttttgttgtcattgtgCATGGGCAAAACAGTTCAAATGCAGTCCATGTTTGCTCTATAAAGAGAAGGGAAAGATGTCTATAAAGTTATTAAGAACCTATAAAACTtgttaaactataaaaatagatgactaggagtaaaaacataaaaacacacccaCAAGACATGATCACATTCTGCTGGTAGTCATAAGTAAATGTAATGATATTATTTTCCATTGGTATTGCATGCAATGTATATTGCACAGAAAGTAAGTTGCATTTAAAGTCAAAACTCAGCAGAATTTTGTGCAGTTATGActctaaatgtttttgtgaGGTTGATGAAGCTTCATAAAGTGAAAAAAGTGCTTTTATGACATGTAAAAAtgagtttccttcttttttggCTTCAAATTTACgagtttatttctttaaaatgtaattaatttaagtttttagtacaaatatttatttttgtttattatatattgtttatttaaaagatattaGAATAGACAAATACACTTTCATCTCCTCATGTATGTCCAATagttttaagtaattattaGCCTTATTCCTTCTTCCTCATGCTCTACATGCTGATACAAttactgagttgtccagtgggtttatacactaagagataattcttcttttttttcctgtgagttagtatctggttgttgtGTTACTTTTGTGacatgtctttttgatttggttattatttaagaactcttaatgattagcagctctgtttttttctgtaaaagttgtaggaaattttctggtgtgttcatgtacaggtgtaacagtttgttgtctggtgatggtgtggattgtaGGGTCGTTGCTTTCTGcctgctgtgtttttgtctcctttcttctttcccttttgcttctttttgctattttccttctttttctgtcccctccggtcaggtccagcaagattagaTACATCATGATACATggttcaaagtaaataaataaataaatgaatcagattttcaagaggagccttatacccataagcctccccttggctaagcaaatttgttcagcacgatacagcaaccagattatcattctgcttgctataatgatggacaggacaggtaaaaaaaacaaaaaacaaaaacatatacaaatatatatatatatatatatatatatatatatatatatatatatatatatatatatatatatatatatatatatgtatatatatatatatatatatatatgtataataaaaatgatttgcaTGTGCAAAACAGTTCAAATGCAGTCCATGTTTGCTCCATAAAGAGAAGGGAAAGATGTCTATAAAGTTATTAAGAACCTATAAAACTtgtaaaactataaaaatagatgactaggagtaaaaacataaaaacacacccaCAAGACATGATCACATTCTGCTGGCAGTCATAAGTAAATGTAATGATATTATTTTCCATTGGTATTGCAGATAATGTATATTGCACAGAAAGTAAGTTGCATTTAAAGTCAAAACTCAGCAGAATTTTGTGCAGTTATGActctaaatgtttttgtgaGGTTGATGAAGCTTCATAAAGTGAAAAAAGTGCTTTTATGACATgtaaaaatgagttttcttcttttttggctttaaatttatgagtttatttcttgaaaatgtaattaatttaatttttagtacaaatatttatttttgtttattatatattgtttatttaaaaggtaaTAGAATAGACAAATACACTTTCTTCTCCTCACGTATGTCCAATATGGTTTTAAGTAATTATTAGccagttaaaattaaaaattctaATGACAGTgaagaattaaagaaaatgtgtggattAATGGTTTGTTTTCTACCCCAGGGGCCTGGCAGTTGGCATTTACACAACCAACTCCCCAGAGGCTTGCCAGTATGTGGCTGCCAACTGTGAAGCCAACGTTCTGATTGTGGAGAACCAAAAACAGCTCGACAAAATCCTGCAGGTCAGGAGTAAACTGTAATACTTTAGTGTGTTGtaataaagtataaaagtaataactaactgcaaaaaaaaaaagagaaaagaatctGGTCTCACATACCTTTGCTTATCTATTCTTGTCCAACAGGTTAAGGATCAACTGCCCCATCTGAAAGCCATTGTTCAGTATAAAGGcgagctgcagcagaaagaacCGTTCCTGTATACAGTATGTTGACACAGCAAACATGTTGACATGCAGATAAATCACATGGTTGTGGGACATCTGATAACACATTGTGTATGATGCTCACAATTTCAATCAAACatgatggaaataaaattgTAGCTGGTGCTCAGTacagtttttgtaaaaaaatataactatTGCATTTCCGTAGTGGGAGGAGTTTATGAAGCTTGGAGAGGAGGAGTCCGATGAAGAACTGAATGCCATAATTGACAGTCTTCGGGCCAATGAGTGCTGCACCCTCATCTATACCTCAGGAACTACTGGCAACCCTAAAGGAGTTATGCTTAGCCATGACAATGTAAGTAACAAGGGgcttgccttttcttttttttttatctttggatACTGGGGCTTCTTAGGGTTTTAATTAACCTACTGAAAAGATTGATGTTTAATTTATCACAAAGTCATCATAACTTGCCACTATTTGTCTTGTTATCTTGATCAATTTTCAACTGAATAATTAtttcagttattattattttacattctcATGGATAGGGACAGGCTTTTGGATAAAAGTTTGTgattcaggtgtgaaaatgtaataataacttTTAAGTTACTGCTCAAAGGTAAATTGAATTAGatgtaatattaaaaaattatgGTTGCTTTCAGTACTTGTGCAAGGAATAAATACAACACCAGTGAATACTGggcttaaaatgaaataaacaaaaacaaagttaaaagtAAGGTGATTCATATTTGGAAAAGGTAACTCGTAATTTAAACACTACTGTAGTAGTATAACATTCAGACCTTTTCACAGTATAAAGGTCAACTTAAAGGTCCCATCTTATACAAAAtttactttctaaaggttttctaacagtcatatgtgtcctcatagcctatGTATGAGGTCCAAAAAGAggaaattctgtctcctctctcatttgcttgctccactttctGGCAAATATGTGCTCAAATGAGTGAGTCTTAGATCTGAGACCAGGcggagcctgccctctaaaattaCCAAACAGGTGCCAGCGAAAGCCAGATCCTTttccagagaggggcgtggacaggcaccactcatgaacatttaaaggttcagaaacagcccgttctcagtagagctcagtagagccacatttggaatggattaaattaaggaccaaggctgaatttgagGTGATACACTTTGAAatcaatgttgttggacctctgatgaaattgttgaaaaaaatgtatagtaAGGGATCTTTAAGTGATTGATAAATAGTGAAATGGACCCAACACAGAACCTTGGGGAACACCAAAAacatgtcaccatttaaattttaTGCCAATGCctctttaaaataatgttaatatttattCTCAGAAACCTGACTAAATCTTGTCTGCTTCCGAATACAAATACTTCggttttgaatttttttcattaagatgtttttaaagctgcaggcaattttttttaaatgaaaaggccttttttttatcttaataatCTTAATATAATAGAAGAttcacttttttgtgtttttgaaggTGCATTTTGATGTTAATGGCTTTAAGCTGACAATTCATGCAGCTTCATATCCTTCTTAAAGTGTCATTAAAGGGcagcaacaagaaaaatatgactCAGATGTGTGATGTGAGCTATTTTGTGGACAGAAAATTAGTAAAAACTCAAAAGTAGGAGGACAAAAGTTTATGAATTGTTTTCTAAAGTCGGTGTCAGGCTGATCCCTACCTATACACTACTATATGGAGCTAATGACACTGCAGTCGTGCCTCATACATTTGACATAATAAGCTGTGCAAGCATCTCAACAACACTGTCTGGCAGGAAGATGGGATTCCACATCTCAAGCAGAGTTTAACAACCTCTAACTTTGCTGCtttactttcatgttttttgtgtgaTAAGTTAAATTTCACAGTGaacatttaaatcttaaaaacgGTCTCCTTTCCTGTTTTAGCTCACATGGACAGCCCATACAGCAGCTAATTTGATGAACGCGAGCTACGGTGTGGAAGTTCTGGTCAGTTACCTGCCGCTTAGCCATGTGGCAGCTCAAATGGTTGACATGTGGATTTGCATGAGTTTTGCAGGAACCACCTACTTTGCAGAACCAGATGCCCTGAAAGTAAGCTTTtaatttatatacagtatagaTAAACATAGAATTAGTGAATATAAATATCGCTGACTGGGATCactgtatatttttttccagGGCTCCTTAGTAAACACACTGAAAGATGCCCGTCCAACGCTTTTCTTGGGGGTTCCACGAGTGTGGGAGAAAATGCAGGAGAGTATGAGAGCTGCAGGTGCCAAGGCACCCCTACTGAGGAAGAGAGTGGCAGACTGGGCAAAGTCCATTGGCCTGCAATATAGCTATAGTGCCATGAACGGGTGAGTCAGCAGCAGGGATCAGTTCTTAGAAGAACAGGAGCCCAACTTATTTTACTATTTagatgagttttatttaaacataatacTGTTGTATTTAGACAGTTTGTGTGTCACAAATTTAATTCTTCTGTACATGTAGAACATATTTGTACATATTTGATTTTTGTGCATTACAGGGAGAATGCAGTGCCGTGGGGTTTCATGCTGGCTAACAATCTGGTCTTTAAGAAGGTGCGTGCTGCTCTGGGTTTAGACCGCTGCAGGTTCTGCTGCACAGGAGCTGCCCCCATCACCAAAGAAACTCTGGATTACTTCATGAGCTTGAACATCCCTGTGAAGGAGCTTTACGGCATGAGTGAAAGCTCAGGCCCACACACAGTCTCCATCAACGAGTATCGTATCACAAGGTGAGCATCAAATCACTGTGGAGAACTTCATATAGCACAAGTTGTGTGAACACCCTTTGTGACTCAAAAGGACTGCAGTGAAAGTGTACGGGTGTGTATGAGCATGTCCCTGATTCATCTTTGCAGCTGTGGAAAGGTGATGCCAGGCTGCAAAACAAACCTGGTGAATCAAGATGAGGAAGGTAATGGAGAAATCTGTTTCTGGGGTCGCCACGTTTTTATGGGCTATCTGAACATGCCGGACA containing:
- the LOC121649580 gene encoding long-chain-fatty-acid--CoA ligase ACSBG2-like, with the translated sequence MSAKESTVMSDSIPSQEEKPVLEATERKNHSTIVLNGKVDTSDLSPEAVSESQGPSSRSERLAKLPRSQEVKETIKELSPETKPVLLPLNIPTTLAPAEQLWSSRRDQAVRLRMEGSGPGSETPITIHQMFLETVERCGDLPALVSKKDGQLVTLTWRQYYEQCRAAAKSFIKLGLKRFHGVGILGFNSPEWFISDIGCIFAGGLAVGIYTTNSPEACQYVAANCEANVLIVENQKQLDKILQVKDQLPHLKAIVQYKGELQQKEPFLYTWEEFMKLGEEESDEELNAIIDSLRANECCTLIYTSGTTGNPKGVMLSHDNLTWTAHTAANLMNASYGVEVLVSYLPLSHVAAQMVDMWICMSFAGTTYFAEPDALKGSLVNTLKDARPTLFLGVPRVWEKMQESMRAAGAKAPLLRKRVADWAKSIGLQYSYSAMNGENAVPWGFMLANNLVFKKVRAALGLDRCRFCCTGAAPITKETLDYFMSLNIPVKELYGMSESSGPHTVSINEYRITSCGKVMPGCKTNLVNQDEEGNGEICFWGRHVFMGYLNMPDKTSEALDQKGWLHSGDLGKHDKQDFLYITGRIKELIITAGGENIPPVPIEDAVKNELPIISNAMLIGDKLKFLSMLLTLKCVMDDNGDPTDELSPEALNFCQQHGIRATKVSEIIANKEPAIYKAIQEGMERVNAKSRSNAQKVQKWVILEQDFSVSGGELGPTLKLRRPIVVKMYQEKINEMYEAVERQ